The region GGCGAGGAGCAGCCCTGCGGCTGGCTGAAGGACCGATGGGGACTGTCGTGGCAGATCGTGCCCGACCGGCTCATCGAGCTCATCCGACACTCCGACCCTGCGGTCTCGCATCGAGCCGTCCAGGCCATGCTGCGCATGCGCCGGATCGACATAGCGGAACTGGAGCGAGCGGTGGCCGGGTGATCCACAAGCGGTGCGCGGCGGCAGCCGAGGCGACAGGTACGGTGAGACCGTGAGCACCCAGCCCCGTTGTCCGCACTGCCGCCACTTCGTCTACCTCGACGTCCTCCGCTGCCCGAACTGCGCCGGCGAGCTCGGCTACCACATCCCCACCCGGCAGTTCGTGGGCCTGGTGCACGGACGCGCCACGGTCGGCGATCAGGTCTGGTACACGTGCAGCAACCGCGAGTGGTCGTGCAACTGGCTGGTATGGGAGAACGCCCCCGCCGGCCGCTGCTTCTCGTGCCGGCTCACCCGACGGCGCCCCGCCGCGGACGACACCGTCGCACTCGAGAAGCTCGCCAAGACCGAGGAGGCGAAGCGACGCCTGCTCCTGCAGCTGAGCGACCTCGGCCTTCCGATCACCCCGTGGGACGTCGAGGAGGGCGGACTCGGCTTCGACCTGCTCTCGAGTCTCAGCGAGGGCCGCCCCGTCATGATCGGCCACGCCAACGGCATCGTCACCATCGATCTCGCCGAGAGCCTCGACGACCGGCGCGAGGCGCTGCGCGTGCGGCTCGGGGAGCCGTACCGCACCATGCTCGGCCACCTGCGGCATGAGGTCGGTCATTACTACCAGAACGTGCTCCTCGTCAACGACCAGCTGTGGGCGCGGTCCCGGGCGATCTTCGGCGACGAACGGGCCAGCTACCGCGACGCCCTCGACCGCCACTACCGCCTGGGCGCCCCCGAAGGGTGGGCGGACTCCTTCATCTCCGAGTACGCGACGATGCACCCGTGGGAGGACTTCGCCGAGACCTTCGCGCACTACCTGCACATCACGGGCACCCTGCAGACCGCCGCGGCGATCGGCATCCATCTCGATGCCGCAGCGACGAACCTGCGCGACACCGACGTCGTGCCCCTCGACTCGTACGCCGCCGCCCCCGTGCAGCTCCTGCTCGCCGACTGGGAATGGCTGTCGCAGGCGTTCAACCGGGTGAACCGGTCGATGGGGCTCGGCGACCTGTACCCCTTCACCATCGCGCCGCCGGTGCGCGAGAAGCTGGCCTTCGTGCACGAGATCATCACCCGTGCCCCGCTGTCGCCGGCGGATCAGCTCGCCGCGGCCCTCCGTGAGGAGACGGAGTTCGCGTGAGCGCCCGGACGCGCGGCGTCTCGGCTCGCGCGAGCGTCGCGCGATCTACGCTGGGAGGGTGACGATCTCGGGGCGGGTGGGTTCCTGGCTTCTGGTGGTCGCAGTCGGCGCGCTCGCGTCGCACCCCGCTGCGGCCTCGACGGCCGCGCCGAGCGACGCTGCAGGCGACGGACAGGTCAGCGTCGTCGCCGCCGCCCCCGACCGCGTCGACGACGCCGCCCGAGCGGCGGTCGCCGCGATGTCGCTGCGGGAACGCGCGGCATCCGTGGTCATGGGCCACATCCCCACCGCCGATCCGGCGCAGCTGCGGGAGTACATGACCGGCACCGCCATCGGCGGGTTCATCCTCATGGGGGCGAACGTCCCCGGCTCCGAGGCGGAGCTCCGCCGGTTGTCCGACGCGCTGACCATCGACCGGGCGCTGCCGGCGCTCCTCGCGATCGACCAGGAGGGCGGCGACGTGTCGCGGCTGCCGTGGGACGCCTTCCCGTCGGCGCTCACTCTCAAGGACGAACCGCCCGCGGCGGCGGGCACCGCGTTCGCCGGGCGAGGAGCGCTCGTGCTCCGTGCCGGGCTCGGGGTGAACTTCGGCGTCGTCGCCGATGAGACGGACGATCCGTCGTCGTTCATCTACCGACGCGCGCTCGGCACCGCACCCGGACCCGCGGGCGAGCGGGTCGCTGCAGCCGTCGCAGGAGAGTCCGAGTCGGTCGTCGTCTCGACGCTGAAGCACTTCCCGGGGCACGGCGCCGCGCCGGGGGACTCGCACCAGGGCATCCCGTCGACCGCGATGTCGAAGCAGCAGTGGCGCGAAGCAGACGCGGTGCCGTTCGTCGCAGGCATCGACGCCGGCGCCGGCATGCTGATGTTCGGACACCTCGCCTACACAGCGGTCGACCCGCGGCCGGCCAGCCTGTCGGCGGAGTGGCATCGCATCGCCCGCGAGGAGCTCGGGTTCACCGGCGTCGCGATCACCGATGACCTCGGCATGCTGCAGGCCTCGGGGGATCCGGCCTACGCGGATCCCGTCCGCAACGCGGTGGCCGCCGTCGCCGCGGGAAACGACATGGTGCTCGCCGTCATGTTCTCGGGTCCCGACACGGCGGCGCGGATCGTCGACGGCCTCGTCGCCGCAGTCGAGGCCGGCGATCTCAACGAAGCGCGACTCAGCGAGGCTGCGGAGCGCGTGACGGCTCTCCGATTGGCGCAGGCGGCCGCGGGCACTCCGTTCCAGCCGTGCGACGACTGCGCCGGGTGAGGGTCAGGCACCGAGGCCGATGACGGCCAGCATCCGTTCGCGAAGCGTCTGGGCCCGCTCTGCGAAGGCCCGCTGCCGGCGGACGTACTCGGCCTTGCCTGCGGCGGTCTCGATGCGCACCGGCTCGTACCCGTGGTCGGCGAGGTCGTACGGCGAAGCCTGCATGTCGAGCACGCGAATCTCGCTCGACAGCGCGAATGCGTCGAGCAGCACGTCGCCGGGGAGCAGCGGTCCGAGCTTCACCGCCCACTTGTAGAGATCCATGCCCGCGTGCAGGCATCCCGCCTGCTCCCGCTCGGGCTGCAGATCGCGCGTCAGCGGCTCACGGTTGAGGGGCACCGCTTCGGCCGTGAAGAAGCGGAACGCATCGAAATGCGTGCACTTCAGGTCGTGGGCTTCCACGACGGCGTCGGTGTCGGCCTGCCCAAGACGCAGGGGGATCGGATGCCGGTGCTCGCCCTGCCGGTAGACCATCGCCCACTCGTGGAGGCCGAAGCAGCCGAACTGCGGTGCGCGGTCGGCGGTGGCACGCAGGATTCGCTCCACGTTCCCGAGCAGCGTCGACCGCTCCGCGCTGAAGCCGTGCGTGTCGACGCGCAGCGACCGGTCGGCAGAGCCGGGCTGGTACCACCGCCACTGCGCGCGGTCGGTGGCGGCGGCATCCGCCAGTTCGACACCGGCACCCGGATGCCAGCGCGTGAGGAGCGACGGCTTGTACGAGTAGTAGGTGAACAGGAAATCCTCGACGGGATGCTTCTCGCCGCGCGCTGCGCGATCGCGGTGGCCGCTCGTCATCGAGAGCGCCCGCTCGATGTGCGCAGCCTCGAGCGCGCGCCAGTGCCCGGCCACGAGGAGCGTGGGCGGGGCGAGAGACGACGCGTGCACCGTTCGAGGATACGCGGGCGCCCTGGGCGCCGGCCGGGTCAGGGGGCCGCGGGCTCGATCAGCTCGGGGGAGTTGTTGCGCACATTGCCGACCGCCCGGGAGACCACGTGCTCGCTGAGTTCGTCGGCGAGAAGGGGAGCGGCGTCGATGGCTGCGTCGAGCACGTCGCGCACGTTGTCGGTCGTCGGATCGAGCCACGCGTCGGCGTGATCGGGATCGAGGAACAGAGGCATGCGGTCGTGGATGGAGCCGAGGTGGCCGATCGATTCGCGCGTGAGGATCGTGAAGCTCAGCACCCACTTCTGCGGGTCGTCGTCGGCCTTGGCCGGATCGCGCCACCACTCGTAGAGCCCGGCCATGAGCAGCGGCTCGTCGTCCGCGGGATGGATGTAATGCGGCACCTTCTCACCGTCGACCACGGTCCACTCGTAGTAGCCCGACGTCGGCACGACGGCGCGGCGCTTCTCGAGGGCACCGCGGAACATCGGCTTGTCTTCGAGCTCCTCCGAGCGGGCGTTGAAGGCGCGGGTGCCGATCTTCACGTCTTTGGCCCACGCGGGCACGAGACCCCAGCGCGCGGATTCGAGGCGACGGGTCGGCGGTTCGGTCTTGGCCGAATCGAGGACGATCGCCGCGCGGTCGGTCGGTGCAACGTTGAACGACGGCTCGGGGAGATCATCGCCCTCGACGTCGACGCGGAGAACGCCGACGAGCTCGGAGGCGACGCTTGCGACCACGAATCTCCCGCACATGCCGCACAGCCTACGCGCGGCCGCCGACATCGCGCCCACTCAGTCCTGGATGACGCCGACGCTCTCGAGACGCTCGAGGAGCGCTGCGCCGTCGTTGCCCGCGACCCACGGGACCGCCGCCCCGGCGTGGTCGCTGACGGCGGTGCGACCTCCGGCGAGCACGGCCTCGGTGGGCGACAGGCGCCGGATCGCGACGGCGGCGACGTTCGCCGGGTGCTCATCGGTGAACCGGGTGTAGATCTCGTCGTCATGCTGCCCGTCGTCGCCGATCAGCAGCCAGCGCACCTCGGGGAATTCCTCCGCGAGGCGGGTGAGGTTCGCCGTCTTGTGCGCCTTGCCGCTGCGGAACCAGCGGTCGTGCGTGGGGCCCCAATCGGTGAGCAGCATCGCGCCGGGAGGGAAGAGGTGGCGGCGCAGGAAGCGGGCGAGGGTCGGAGCGATGTTCCAGGCGCCGGTAGACAGGTACACCAGCGGCGCACCGGGATGCTCGCGCACGACGCGTTCGGTCAGCACCGCCATTCCGGGCACGGGCTGGCGGGCGTGCTCGTCGACGACGAACGAGTTCCACGCGGCGATGAGCGGGCGGGGGAGTGCGGTGACCATCACGGTGTCGTCCACGTCGGAGACGACGCCGAACCGCACGTCGGGGTGCACGATGAACGTGCGCGCCTCGATGGGGGCTCCACCCTCGACCGACATCTCGAACGTCTGCCAGCCCGCTTCGAGGTCGGCCGGGAGGACCGTGTCGATCACACCACCGCGATCGGCGACCACCTCGTAGGTCTTGCCGCTGATCGTCACCGACACCTGGGCGTAGCCGATGGGCACCGCGGCGAAGCTGCGCCACCCGCGCACGCCCGCGTAGTCGCCGGAACCCCGCGGGCGGATCGGCGGGACGATCATCACGCGTCCGAGCACGCGGACCCAGTCCGGGCGGCCGTAGCCGGGGAACGGCGTCACCGTGGGCGTCTGCCCGCGGCCTCGCGCGCGGCGCTCGCGCCACGCGTGCAGGCGGCGCTCGAGACGGGCGAACCAGTGCACCTTGGTGCTCGCCGGCGCGTGGGTCGTCTCGGGCATCCCCTCAGTCTTCCACGTCCTCCTGGACGACTCGTGCACCCGAGGTGTCGCCCTCGATCGTCATCACCGGGTGCGTGTGCTCGAAGTGACGTCGCTCCAGCCGGTGGATCACGAGCTTCACCACCCCGGCCAGCACGAGGAAGGCGACGATCGCCGCGACGAAGAGGTAACCCGCCGAGTGCAGCTGGTCGGCGAGCTCGCGGTACGTGCCTGCCGCGAGCGCGGCGACGGAGACGTACGCCGTCGACCAGACGACGCACGCCGGGATCGTCCACGCGAGGAAGCGCCGGTAGGAGACGTGGCTCATCCCGACGGTGAGCGGAACGAGCGAGTGCAGCACGGGGAGGAATCGCGACAGGAAGATGGCCGGTCCGCCGCGGCGCTGGAGATACCGCTCGGCACGCTCCCAGTTGTGCTCGCCGACGCGGCGCCCGAGGCGGGAGTGACGGATGCTCGGACCGAGCACGCGCCCGAGCCAGAACCCGATGCTCTCGCCGACGAGCGCGCCGATCACCACCGCGACGATGAGCACGATGGCCTCCACCGGACCGGCGACGGCGGTGCCGGCGACGATGACGATCGTGTCGCCCGGGACCACCAGTCCGACCAGCACGCTCGTCTCGAGCAAGATCGCGAGGCCCGCCAGCAGAGTCCGCACGATCGGGTCGACACTCTGCACGGTGTCGAGCAGCCACGTGAGGAACTCGTTCACCCTCCGAGCCTAGGACGCCGGAGCCGCCTCTAGCCTGGGAGTATGTCGGATCCGCGCGTCGCCGTCGCCCTGCCGCACTGGGTCGACCCGGCATCCGTCTTCTCAGCACTGTTCGCGGGCGAGGAGCACGCCTTCTGGCTGGACGCCGGACCCGACGCGCAGTCGGGCTGGAGCTGGATGGGAGCGGGGGCGCCCGACCCCACCGGGCCGGGCGCAGTCCGGCTGCACGGCGGTGCGCACGCGCTGCCGGGCGGGTTCGACGGGGGATGGGTCGGCTGGCTCGGGTACGAGCAGGCGGCGGCACGCGCCGGCGCCCCGATCGCGGAAGACCCGCACGACGTGCCGCAGCAGAGGTGGCTGCGGACGGCGACGTTCGTCGCCTTCGACCACGGCTCCGGGCGGGTCTGGACGATCGGCACCCCGGACGAGGCGGTGCGTCTCGCGGAGAGCGCGGGCTCGGCGCCTGCGCACGCTCTGCCGCGGGCACTCCCGTCACCGTCGGCCACGGCATCCGCTCGCCACACCGCCGACGAGTACGCGGGTCTCATCGCGCACTGCCGTGCCGCGATCCGCGAGGGCGACGCCTACCAGCTGTGCCTCACGACGCGCTTCGAGGTGCCGGGCGTCCACGACCCGCTCGCCGCCTATCTGCGACTGCGCGCCGCGACTCCCGCCCATCATGGCGGATTCATCCGCTCCGGAGAGTGGGCGCTGGCGAGCGCGAGCCCGGAGCGCTTCCTCGAGGTGGCGGAGGGGGTGGTGCGCACCCATCCGATCAAGGGCACGCGCCCGCGTGGTGCAGACGAGTCGACGGATGCCGCGCTCGCGCGCGAGCTACTCGCGAGCGAGAAGGAGCGCGCCGAGAACGTGATGATCGTCGACCTCATGCGCAACGACCTCTCGAAGGTGTGCCGCAGCGGGACGGTGAGCGTCGACCGGCTCCTCGAGGTCGAGTCGTACCCCGCGGTTCATCAGCTCGTCAGCGCGGTCTCCGGCAGCCTGCGCACGGGCGTGACGCTCGACGACCTGCTGGCGGCCGCGTTCCCGGCGGGATCGATGACCGGTGCGCCGAAGCTGTCGGCGATGACGATCCTGCACCGACTCGAAGCCTCCCCCCGCGGCGTCTTCGCCGGATGCTTCGGCTGGGTCGGCGACGGCGGCGCGCTCGACCTGGCGATGGTCATCCGCTCCGCCGTGGTGGGTCCGCAGTCCGCCCACGTCGGGGCGGGCGGCGGAATCACCTGGCACTCCGATCCCGGCGCGGAGGTCGCCGAAGTCGGGGTGAAGGCGCGCGGGCCGCTGGCGGCCCTCGGGGCGATGCTGCCGCCCGGCTGGTGAGTCGTCTGTCGGGTAACCTGGGAGTTCGCGCCCACGCGCAGTTCCGGCATCCCAGGATTGGTTCCTCCCCCGTGTCACAGACCTCGCACACCGACACCGACGCGCCGTCCGACGGCTACGACGCCTACGCCATCCAGCAGAAGTGGCAGCAGCGCTGGCTCGAGGCCGACCCGTTCCGTGCCGGCGGCAGCGAAGACACGCGCCCGCGCAAGTACGTCCTCGGCATGTTCCCGTACCCCTCCGGCGACCTGCACATGGGGCACGCCGAGAGCTACGCGTACGTCGACATCGTGGCCCGCTTCTGGCGTCACCGCGGCTACAACGTGCTGAACCCCATCGGCTGGGACTCGTTCGGCCTGCCCGCCGAGAACGCGGCGATCCAGCGCGGCGCCGACCCGCGCGAGTGGACTTACGCCAACATCGACCAGCACAAGAAGAGCTTCCGCGAGTACGGCTCCTCCTACGACTGGTCGCGCATCCTCCACACCAGCGACCCGGAGTACTACCGCTGGAACCAGTGGCTGTTCCAGCGCATGTACGAGCGCGACCTCGCCTACCGCAAGGAGAGCCCGGTCAACTGGTGCCCCAACGACCAGACGGTGCTCGCGAACGAGCAGGTCGTCGACGGGCGCTGCGAGCGCTGCGGCGCCGAGGTCGTGAAGAAGAAGCTGACCCAGTGGTACTTCAAGATCACGGACTACGCCGACCGCCTGCTCGACGACCTGAACCAGCTCGAGGGGTTCTGGCCGCAGAAGGTCATCCGGATGCAGCGCAACTGGATCGGCCGCTCGGTCGGCGCCGACATCGACTTCGAGATCGAGGGTCGCGACGAGAAGGTGACCGTGTTCTCGACGCGTCCCGACACTCTCCACGGCGCCACCTTCATGGTGGTCG is a window of Microbacterium terrae DNA encoding:
- a CDS encoding zinc-binding metallopeptidase family protein, whose product is MSTQPRCPHCRHFVYLDVLRCPNCAGELGYHIPTRQFVGLVHGRATVGDQVWYTCSNREWSCNWLVWENAPAGRCFSCRLTRRRPAADDTVALEKLAKTEEAKRRLLLQLSDLGLPITPWDVEEGGLGFDLLSSLSEGRPVMIGHANGIVTIDLAESLDDRREALRVRLGEPYRTMLGHLRHEVGHYYQNVLLVNDQLWARSRAIFGDERASYRDALDRHYRLGAPEGWADSFISEYATMHPWEDFAETFAHYLHITGTLQTAAAIGIHLDAAATNLRDTDVVPLDSYAAAPVQLLLADWEWLSQAFNRVNRSMGLGDLYPFTIAPPVREKLAFVHEIITRAPLSPADQLAAALREETEFA
- a CDS encoding glycoside hydrolase family 3 N-terminal domain-containing protein, whose product is MTISGRVGSWLLVVAVGALASHPAAASTAAPSDAAGDGQVSVVAAAPDRVDDAARAAVAAMSLRERAASVVMGHIPTADPAQLREYMTGTAIGGFILMGANVPGSEAELRRLSDALTIDRALPALLAIDQEGGDVSRLPWDAFPSALTLKDEPPAAAGTAFAGRGALVLRAGLGVNFGVVADETDDPSSFIYRRALGTAPGPAGERVAAAVAGESESVVVSTLKHFPGHGAAPGDSHQGIPSTAMSKQQWREADAVPFVAGIDAGAGMLMFGHLAYTAVDPRPASLSAEWHRIAREELGFTGVAITDDLGMLQASGDPAYADPVRNAVAAVAAGNDMVLAVMFSGPDTAARIVDGLVAAVEAGDLNEARLSEAAERVTALRLAQAAAGTPFQPCDDCAG
- a CDS encoding 3-methyladenine DNA glycosylase — protein: MHASSLAPPTLLVAGHWRALEAAHIERALSMTSGHRDRAARGEKHPVEDFLFTYYSYKPSLLTRWHPGAGVELADAAATDRAQWRWYQPGSADRSLRVDTHGFSAERSTLLGNVERILRATADRAPQFGCFGLHEWAMVYRQGEHRHPIPLRLGQADTDAVVEAHDLKCTHFDAFRFFTAEAVPLNREPLTRDLQPEREQAGCLHAGMDLYKWAVKLGPLLPGDVLLDAFALSSEIRVLDMQASPYDLADHGYEPVRIETAAGKAEYVRRQRAFAERAQTLRERMLAVIGLGA
- a CDS encoding SOS response-associated peptidase; this encodes MCGRFVVASVASELVGVLRVDVEGDDLPEPSFNVAPTDRAAIVLDSAKTEPPTRRLESARWGLVPAWAKDVKIGTRAFNARSEELEDKPMFRGALEKRRAVVPTSGYYEWTVVDGEKVPHYIHPADDEPLLMAGLYEWWRDPAKADDDPQKWVLSFTILTRESIGHLGSIHDRMPLFLDPDHADAWLDPTTDNVRDVLDAAIDAAPLLADELSEHVVSRAVGNVRNNSPELIEPAAP
- a CDS encoding App1 family protein; protein product: MPETTHAPASTKVHWFARLERRLHAWRERRARGRGQTPTVTPFPGYGRPDWVRVLGRVMIVPPIRPRGSGDYAGVRGWRSFAAVPIGYAQVSVTISGKTYEVVADRGGVIDTVLPADLEAGWQTFEMSVEGGAPIEARTFIVHPDVRFGVVSDVDDTVMVTALPRPLIAAWNSFVVDEHARQPVPGMAVLTERVVREHPGAPLVYLSTGAWNIAPTLARFLRRHLFPPGAMLLTDWGPTHDRWFRSGKAHKTANLTRLAEEFPEVRWLLIGDDGQHDDEIYTRFTDEHPANVAAVAIRRLSPTEAVLAGGRTAVSDHAGAAVPWVAGNDGAALLERLESVGVIQD
- a CDS encoding DedA family protein is translated as MNEFLTWLLDTVQSVDPIVRTLLAGLAILLETSVLVGLVVPGDTIVIVAGTAVAGPVEAIVLIVAVVIGALVGESIGFWLGRVLGPSIRHSRLGRRVGEHNWERAERYLQRRGGPAIFLSRFLPVLHSLVPLTVGMSHVSYRRFLAWTIPACVVWSTAYVSVAALAAGTYRELADQLHSAGYLFVAAIVAFLVLAGVVKLVIHRLERRHFEHTHPVMTIEGDTSGARVVQEDVED
- a CDS encoding anthranilate synthase component I family protein, with protein sequence MSDPRVAVALPHWVDPASVFSALFAGEEHAFWLDAGPDAQSGWSWMGAGAPDPTGPGAVRLHGGAHALPGGFDGGWVGWLGYEQAAARAGAPIAEDPHDVPQQRWLRTATFVAFDHGSGRVWTIGTPDEAVRLAESAGSAPAHALPRALPSPSATASARHTADEYAGLIAHCRAAIREGDAYQLCLTTRFEVPGVHDPLAAYLRLRAATPAHHGGFIRSGEWALASASPERFLEVAEGVVRTHPIKGTRPRGADESTDAALARELLASEKERAENVMIVDLMRNDLSKVCRSGTVSVDRLLEVESYPAVHQLVSAVSGSLRTGVTLDDLLAAAFPAGSMTGAPKLSAMTILHRLEASPRGVFAGCFGWVGDGGALDLAMVIRSAVVGPQSAHVGAGGGITWHSDPGAEVAEVGVKARGPLAALGAMLPPGW